Proteins co-encoded in one Quercus robur chromosome 8, dhQueRobu3.1, whole genome shotgun sequence genomic window:
- the LOC126697592 gene encoding serine/threonine-protein phosphatase PP1 isozyme 4, with amino-acid sequence MAAQGQVTMDLAVVDDIIRRLTEVRSARPGKQVQLSENEIKQLCGASRDIFLQQPNLLELSAPIKICGDIHGQYSDLLRLFEYGGFPPNANYLFLGDYVDRGKQSLETICLLLAYKIKYPENFFLLRGNHECASINRIYGFYDECKRRFNVRLWKAFTDCFNCLPVAALIDDKILCMHGGLSPDLTNLDQIRNLSRPTAVPDTGLLCDLLWSDPGRDVKGWGMNDRGVSYTFGPDKVTEFLTKHDLDLVCRAHQVVEDGYEFFADRQLVTIFSAPNYCGEFDNAGAMMIVDEDLMCSFQILKPAEKKTKFMMSNKM; translated from the exons atgGCGGCGCAAGGTCAGGTTACGATGGACCTTGCCGTAGTGGATGATATAATCAGGCGGCTGACAGAGGTCAGATCAGCGAGACCGGGTAAGCAAGTTCAGCTATCGGAGAATGAGATCAAGCAGCTTTGTGGTGCTTCCAGAGACATCTTTCTTCAACAGCCTAATCTTCTCGAACTCTCTGCCCCTATCAAGATTTGCG GTGACATTCATGGACAATACAGTGATTTATTAAGGCTTTTTGAATATGGGGGTTTTCCTCCTAAtgcaaattatctatttttagGGGACTATGTGGATCGTGGCAAGCAGAGTTTGGAAACAATATGCCTCTTGCTTGCCTATAAGATTAAATATCCagagaatttctttcttctaAGAGGAAATCATGAATGTGCTTCTATTAATCGGATATATGGATTTTATGATGAATGTAAGCGGCGATTCAATGTGAGACTTTGGAAAGCCTTTACAGACTGTTTTAACTGCCTTCCTGTAGCAGCTCTTATAGATGACAAAATATTGTGCATGCATGGTGGCCTTTCACCTGATCTGACAAACTTGGATCAAATTAGAAATTTAAGTCGTCCAACTGCTGTTCCGGACACTGGGTTGCTGTGTGATTTGCTCTGGTCAGATCCTGGTAGAGATGTTAAAGGATGGGGAATGAATGACAGAGGAGTCTCATACACCTTTGGGCCTGATAAGGTGACAGAGTTCTTAACAAAGCATGATTTGGACCTTGTCTGTCGTGCCCATCAG GTTGTGGAGGATGGGTATGAATTCTTTGCTGACAGGCAACTTGTTACGATATTTTCCGCCCCAAATTACTGTGGTGAATTTGATAATGCTGGTGCAATGATGATTGTAGATGAAGATTTGATGTGCTCTTTCCAGATTCTTAAGCCagcagagaaaaaaacaaagttcaTGATGTCAAACAAAATGTGA